One Misgurnus anguillicaudatus chromosome 20, ASM2758022v2, whole genome shotgun sequence DNA segment encodes these proteins:
- the LOC129454426 gene encoding claspin isoform X1 — MSSLLFERPADPLVEGGLAESDSDSGMGSPMDQPVTDTNMAIDDQQDSDDDEIAVSRKGRCRKALQDSDSDEEQEEAGMTNALVLSESSEEEAKNKETKSIKKKPGNRISRMSMDSETSEPEKEEDVQVKPKEAKKKREKSQRRKEKVKRNADLVKRLKDKTEDVAPLKTLNDSGCLLGDSDLFDAQLGDDSEHNSEEDDEESLNAIRSAVKKKAKRKPQMSEFSGDEEQENKPHRKERKAAKASKEAIRQLHSESQRLVRESLVGLPYHMPEPKTIDQFFRRRPRPEGPAMALLKSAKYQACVLETNALPPPDQNQAKTTHHLPEQDSNPQTDSSVATTNQSSTTSLSLTDTTTSTHQDAPTDEESQTEPDISTKDPTPVGEERDAPIEEAEQVDHARQQILAERIQTEGSTQPAVTDPAPQVLKPRKDKLARLRELGLDPPPVAKLHADEGAFVQLELPQENPALKALQERFMKHVQPIVRPKGERKLQLSVVRKDSAPSGQEKLHTESITVTVNEEEEEPARAKPGEKLVLLKSRLQQAMANRRKEERERKAALHRLDNEDCDVEEEEAEMTESEDEEGIDELLGDGSADEEDEAVEKEEGEDEVSLKTCPSPGFKSPSPTPADTDGTLMLFAGNSCSRTGDGVRRSGPVGQETDNKMEEDDTSSMAKDSSHNSSFELMGSMIPSYQPVNRAAGRGLSASAFRSPSPCLFRPSFLGSASKSSGKLSEPSLSLPVEDSQDLYAPSSPSESALPPAGDSQCRFSLEEDTHSQLLDADGFLNVGPRGAPSRSHKRQLILDSLDENAMDANMGELLGLCSGGFSSGQTKPGTSQPGTEDELLGLCSGAFTTQPEEPAGRPKEKNNKVLKPEEQRGDSNGSSDTDMDQLLALCSGKFTGSPSASSMRSVSSPEKSSDTKRSKNIIEEEEEEGDCEFRLMSDVDSLSEKEENEDESDAEGEDIENEEDEEEEEREAVFGKRPGKKKMRLAEFVDSEAELSGSDLGSEDEDDEGGDEYEEEDLQEELPSDEELMDQVNKIHMKHVLDDDKRQLRLYQERYLADGDLHSDGPGRARQFRWKNIDDNFEFGGMDPNGEEEEDDEEIDQVELQRRKERLEREQWIREQNKAHAKKEEDVDEDEEKIGDEDSQFMKLAKKFTAKTLQKRDTPAVPQEKVAPSANQFRKPFEPTVVKRGSLLSQPRSMLQKLASISDSNPLAPRNSRGFLFQTLSPEKATPTSDGPKKQIKKRGLMDSLGPTAKRPCLGTSLKPAGPPRSIFSYLEN, encoded by the exons ATGAGCTCTCTTCTCTTTGAGCGG CCTGCTGATCCCCTTGTTGAGGGAGGATTAGCTGAGAGTGATTCAGACAGTGGAATGGGCTCACCTATGGACCAGCCTGTGACTGACACAAACATGGCTATTGACGACCAGCAAG ATTCAGATGACGATGAGATTGCAGTAAGTCGGAAGGGTCGTTGTCGAAAGGCGTTGCAGGACAGCGACAGTGATGAAGAGCAGGAAGAGGCTGGAATGACAAACGCTCTGGTGCTGTCAGAGTCCAGCGAAGAGGAGGCAAAAAACAAAGAGACGAAGAGCATCAAAAAGAAGCCAGGCAATAGAATATCCCGCATGTCAATGGATAGTGAAACGAGTGAGCCAGAGAAGGAGGAGGATGTTCAAGTCAAACCTAAAGAAGCAAAGAAAAAGAGGGAGAAGTCACAAAGACGCAAAGAAAAAGTCAAACGCAACGCTGACCTTGTAAAACGACTCAAAGACAAAACAGAG GATGTCGCTCCGCTCAAAACACTTAATGATAGCGGATGTCTGCTGGGAGACTCTGATCTGTTTGATGCACAACTGGGGGACGATTCTGAACATAATTCGGAGGAAGACGACGAAGAGTCTCTGAATGCCATCAGATCAGCTGTGAAAAAGAAGGCGAAACGCAAA CCTCAGATGTCTGAGTTCAGTGGAGATGAAGAACAAGAGAACAAGCCACATCGAAAG GAGAGGAAGGCTGCTAAAGCCAGCAAGGAAGCCATTAGACAGCTTCACAGTGAGAGTCAGAGGCTGGTGCGAG AGTCCTTAGTCGGTCTACCATATCACATGCCAGAGCCTAAAACTATTGATCAGTTCTTCAGGAGAAGACCTCGCCCTGAGGGTCCTGCCATGGCTTTGCTCAA GTCTGCCAAATACCAGGCTTGTGTTTTAGAGACCAATGCATTGCCCCCTCCAGATCAAAACCAAGCAAAGACCACCCATCACCTACCTGAGCAGGATTCAAATCCTCAGACAGACTCATCTGTGGCTACCACCAACCAGTCGTCCACCACATCCCTTTCCTTAACAGATACCACTACCAGCACTCACCAAGATGCTCCAACCGATGAAGAATCACAAACAGAACCTGATATAAGCACTAAAGACCCCACACCTGTGGGTGAAGAGAGAGACGCTCCCATTGAAGAAGCCGAACAGGTAGATCATGCACGGCAACAGATCTTGGCTGAGCGGATCCAGACCGAGGGCTCTACACAGCCTGCAGTAACTGATCCTGCCCCTCAGGTGCTAAAACCTCGAAAGGATAAGCTGGCCAGGCTAAGAGAGCTTGGTCTAGATCCTCCACCAGTGGCAAAATTGCATGCAGATGAGGGGGCTTTTGTTCAACTGGAGCTGCCCCAGGAAAACCCAG CTCTGAAAGCACTACAGGAACGGTTCATGAAGCACGTCCAGCCCATTGTCCGCCCTAAAGGGGAGCGCAAATTGCAACTTAGCGTGGTGAGAAAAGACAGCGCACCCTCTGGACAGGAGAAACTGCACACTGAATCCATTACAGTCACTGTcaatgaggaagaggaggagccTGCAAGAGCAAAACCAG GTGAGAAACTGGTTCTCTTGAAGTCTCGTTTGCAGCAGGCCATGGCTAACCGCAGGAAAGAAGAAAGGGAGCGCAAGGCTGCTCTGCATCGGCTTGACAATGAGGATTGTGATGTAGAGGAAGAGGAAGCTGAGATGACAGAGTCAGAGGATGAAGAG GGTATTGATGAGTTGTTAGGGGATGGCAGTGCAGATGAGGAAGATGAAGCAGTAGAGAAGGAAGAAGGTGAAGATGAAGTTTCTCTGAAAACATGCCCCTCCCCAGGCTTTAAGAGTCCCTCTCCCACCCCAGCAGACACTGATGGGACACTGATGCTCTTTGCTGGCAACTCCTGCTCCCGCACAGG TGATGGTGTGAGAAGGTCAGGACCAGTTGGCCAAGAAACTGACAATAAAATGG AGGAGGATGATACTTCTTCAATGGCTAAGGACAGCAGTCATAACAGCAGCTTTGAGCTAATGGGCTCAATGATTCCTTCATATCAGCCAGTCAATAGAGCTGCAGGCAGGGGTCTGTCTGCCAGTGCGTTTCGCTCTCCTTCCCCTTGCCTCTTCAGACCCAGTTTTCTTGGCTCTGCTTCAAAG AGCTCAGGTAAACTGTCTGAGCCCTCCCTCTCTCTACCTGTGGAGGACTCGCAAGACCTTTACGCACCCTCGTCTCCAAGCGAGTCTGCCCTACCTCCGGCTGGGGACTCCCAGTGTCGCTTCTCACTGGAGGAGGACACCCACTCCCAGCTCCTGGATGCCGATGGCTTCCTAAACGTTGGTCCTCGCGGTGCGCCCAGCCGCTCGCACAAGCGGCAGCTTATACTAGACAGCCTGGATGAAAACGCCATGGATGCTAACATGGGTGAGCTTCTAGGGCTCTGCTCTGGGGGTTTTAGCTCAGGGCAGACCAAGCCGGGGACATCTCAGCCTGGAACAGAGGATGAGCTGCTGGGACTATGCTCTGGAGCCTTCACCACACAGCCTGAAGAACCAGCCGGCAGGCCAAAGGAGAAGAACAACAAGGTCTTAAAGCCGGAGGAGCAAAGAGGAGATAGTAATGGCAGTTCAGATACAGACATGGACCAGCTGCTGGCTCTCTGTTCTGGAAAGTTTACAGGAAGCCCAT CTGCTTCTTCCATGCGCTCGGTGTCCAGTCCAGAAAAGTCTTCTGACACAAAGCG CAGCAAAAACATAATTGAAGAAGAGGAAGAGGAAGGTGATTGTGAATTCCGACTCATGTCTGATGTTGACAGTCTCAGTGAGAAG gaGGAAAATGAGGATGAATCTGATGCTGAGGGGGAGGACATTGAAAATGAggaggatgaggaggaagaggaaaGAGAAGCAGTCTTTGGGAAACGTcctggaaaaaagaaaat GCGTTTGGCAGAGTTTGTGGATTCCGAGGCAGAGCTGTCAGGCAGTGATCTAGGCAGTGAGGATGAGGATGATGAAGGTGGTGATGAATATGAAGAGGAAGATCTACAAGAGGAGCTTCCATCAGATGAGGAGCTGATGGACCAAGTTAACAAAATTCACAT GAAGCATGTGTTAGATGATGATAAGAGACAACTGCGACTGTATCAGGAACGTTACCTTGCTGATGGTGATCTCCACTCCGACGGACCTGGACGAGCTCGTCAGTTCCGCTGGAAAAACATCGATGA TAACTTTGAGTTTGGTGGAATGGATCCTAATGGagaggaggaagaggatgaTGAAGAAATCGATCAAGTAGAGTTACAAAGACGCAAAGAGCGACTAGAGAGAGAGCAGTGGATAAGAGAACAG AATAAAGCTCATGCAAAAAAGGAGGAAGATGTGGATGAAGATGAAGAAAAGATTGGAGATGAAGATAGTCAGTTTATGAAGCTTGCCAAGAAGTTCACTGCCAAGACCCTTCAAAAGAGAG ATACTCCAGCCGTTCCTCAAGAGAAGGTTGCTCCCAGTGCCAACCAGTTCCGAAAACCATTTGAACCCACTGTG GTCAAAAGAGGCTCATTGCTCAGTCAGCCTCGATCAATGTTGCAGAAGTTAGCCAGCATATCCGACAGCAACCCTTTGGCCCCTCGTAACTCAAGAGGTTTCCTCTTCCAAACCCTGTCACCGGAAAAAGCAACCCCCACATCAGATGGGCCCAAAAAACAG ATTAAGAAAAGAGGGCTGATGGACTCTTTGGGCCCGACCGCCAAGCGACCATGTCTTGGGACTTCCCTTAAACCTGCAGGACCACCACGAAGTATTTTCAGCTATCTGGAGAACTGA
- the LOC129454426 gene encoding claspin isoform X2: MSSLLFERPADPLVEGGLAESDSDSGMGSPMDQPVTDTNMAIDDQQDSDDDEIAVSRKGRCRKALQDSDSDEEQEEAGMTNALVLSESSEEEAKNKETKSIKKKPGNRISRMSMDSETSEPEKEEDVQVKPKEAKKKREKSQRRKEKVKRNADLVKRLKDKTEDVAPLKTLNDSGCLLGDSDLFDAQLGDDSEHNSEEDDEESLNAIRSAVKKKAKRKPQMSEFSGDEEQENKPHRKERKAAKASKEAIRQLHSESQRLVRESLVGLPYHMPEPKTIDQFFRRRPRPEGPAMALLKSAKYQACVLETNALPPPDQNQAKTTHHLPEQDSNPQTDSSVATTNQSSTTSLSLTDTTTSTHQDAPTDEESQTEPDISTKDPTPVGEERDAPIEEAEQVDHARQQILAERIQTEGSTQPAVTDPAPQVLKPRKDKLARLRELGLDPPPVAKLHADEGAFVQLELPQENPALKALQERFMKHVQPIVRPKGERKLQLSVVRKDSAPSGQEKLHTESITVTVNEEEEEPARAKPGEKLVLLKSRLQQAMANRRKEERERKAALHRLDNEDCDVEEEEAEMTESEDEEGIDELLGDGSADEEDEAVEKEEGEDEVSLKTCPSPGFKSPSPTPADTDGTLMLFAGNSCSRTGDGVRRSGPVGQETDNKMEEDDTSSMAKDSSHNSSFELMGSMIPSYQPVNRAAGRGLSASAFRSPSPCLFRPSFLGSASKSSGKLSEPSLSLPVEDSQDLYAPSSPSESALPPAGDSQCRFSLEEDTHSQLLDADGFLNVGPRGAPSRSHKRQLILDSLDENAMDANMGELLGLCSGGFSSGQTKPGTSQPGTEDELLGLCSGAFTTQPEEPAGRPKEKNNKVLKPEEQRGDSNGSSDTDMDQLLALCSGKFTGSPSASSMRSVSSPEKSSDTKRKNIIEEEEEEGDCEFRLMSDVDSLSEKEENEDESDAEGEDIENEEDEEEEEREAVFGKRPGKKKMRLAEFVDSEAELSGSDLGSEDEDDEGGDEYEEEDLQEELPSDEELMDQVNKIHMKHVLDDDKRQLRLYQERYLADGDLHSDGPGRARQFRWKNIDDNFEFGGMDPNGEEEEDDEEIDQVELQRRKERLEREQWIREQNKAHAKKEEDVDEDEEKIGDEDSQFMKLAKKFTAKTLQKRDTPAVPQEKVAPSANQFRKPFEPTVVKRGSLLSQPRSMLQKLASISDSNPLAPRNSRGFLFQTLSPEKATPTSDGPKKQIKKRGLMDSLGPTAKRPCLGTSLKPAGPPRSIFSYLEN, from the exons ATGAGCTCTCTTCTCTTTGAGCGG CCTGCTGATCCCCTTGTTGAGGGAGGATTAGCTGAGAGTGATTCAGACAGTGGAATGGGCTCACCTATGGACCAGCCTGTGACTGACACAAACATGGCTATTGACGACCAGCAAG ATTCAGATGACGATGAGATTGCAGTAAGTCGGAAGGGTCGTTGTCGAAAGGCGTTGCAGGACAGCGACAGTGATGAAGAGCAGGAAGAGGCTGGAATGACAAACGCTCTGGTGCTGTCAGAGTCCAGCGAAGAGGAGGCAAAAAACAAAGAGACGAAGAGCATCAAAAAGAAGCCAGGCAATAGAATATCCCGCATGTCAATGGATAGTGAAACGAGTGAGCCAGAGAAGGAGGAGGATGTTCAAGTCAAACCTAAAGAAGCAAAGAAAAAGAGGGAGAAGTCACAAAGACGCAAAGAAAAAGTCAAACGCAACGCTGACCTTGTAAAACGACTCAAAGACAAAACAGAG GATGTCGCTCCGCTCAAAACACTTAATGATAGCGGATGTCTGCTGGGAGACTCTGATCTGTTTGATGCACAACTGGGGGACGATTCTGAACATAATTCGGAGGAAGACGACGAAGAGTCTCTGAATGCCATCAGATCAGCTGTGAAAAAGAAGGCGAAACGCAAA CCTCAGATGTCTGAGTTCAGTGGAGATGAAGAACAAGAGAACAAGCCACATCGAAAG GAGAGGAAGGCTGCTAAAGCCAGCAAGGAAGCCATTAGACAGCTTCACAGTGAGAGTCAGAGGCTGGTGCGAG AGTCCTTAGTCGGTCTACCATATCACATGCCAGAGCCTAAAACTATTGATCAGTTCTTCAGGAGAAGACCTCGCCCTGAGGGTCCTGCCATGGCTTTGCTCAA GTCTGCCAAATACCAGGCTTGTGTTTTAGAGACCAATGCATTGCCCCCTCCAGATCAAAACCAAGCAAAGACCACCCATCACCTACCTGAGCAGGATTCAAATCCTCAGACAGACTCATCTGTGGCTACCACCAACCAGTCGTCCACCACATCCCTTTCCTTAACAGATACCACTACCAGCACTCACCAAGATGCTCCAACCGATGAAGAATCACAAACAGAACCTGATATAAGCACTAAAGACCCCACACCTGTGGGTGAAGAGAGAGACGCTCCCATTGAAGAAGCCGAACAGGTAGATCATGCACGGCAACAGATCTTGGCTGAGCGGATCCAGACCGAGGGCTCTACACAGCCTGCAGTAACTGATCCTGCCCCTCAGGTGCTAAAACCTCGAAAGGATAAGCTGGCCAGGCTAAGAGAGCTTGGTCTAGATCCTCCACCAGTGGCAAAATTGCATGCAGATGAGGGGGCTTTTGTTCAACTGGAGCTGCCCCAGGAAAACCCAG CTCTGAAAGCACTACAGGAACGGTTCATGAAGCACGTCCAGCCCATTGTCCGCCCTAAAGGGGAGCGCAAATTGCAACTTAGCGTGGTGAGAAAAGACAGCGCACCCTCTGGACAGGAGAAACTGCACACTGAATCCATTACAGTCACTGTcaatgaggaagaggaggagccTGCAAGAGCAAAACCAG GTGAGAAACTGGTTCTCTTGAAGTCTCGTTTGCAGCAGGCCATGGCTAACCGCAGGAAAGAAGAAAGGGAGCGCAAGGCTGCTCTGCATCGGCTTGACAATGAGGATTGTGATGTAGAGGAAGAGGAAGCTGAGATGACAGAGTCAGAGGATGAAGAG GGTATTGATGAGTTGTTAGGGGATGGCAGTGCAGATGAGGAAGATGAAGCAGTAGAGAAGGAAGAAGGTGAAGATGAAGTTTCTCTGAAAACATGCCCCTCCCCAGGCTTTAAGAGTCCCTCTCCCACCCCAGCAGACACTGATGGGACACTGATGCTCTTTGCTGGCAACTCCTGCTCCCGCACAGG TGATGGTGTGAGAAGGTCAGGACCAGTTGGCCAAGAAACTGACAATAAAATGG AGGAGGATGATACTTCTTCAATGGCTAAGGACAGCAGTCATAACAGCAGCTTTGAGCTAATGGGCTCAATGATTCCTTCATATCAGCCAGTCAATAGAGCTGCAGGCAGGGGTCTGTCTGCCAGTGCGTTTCGCTCTCCTTCCCCTTGCCTCTTCAGACCCAGTTTTCTTGGCTCTGCTTCAAAG AGCTCAGGTAAACTGTCTGAGCCCTCCCTCTCTCTACCTGTGGAGGACTCGCAAGACCTTTACGCACCCTCGTCTCCAAGCGAGTCTGCCCTACCTCCGGCTGGGGACTCCCAGTGTCGCTTCTCACTGGAGGAGGACACCCACTCCCAGCTCCTGGATGCCGATGGCTTCCTAAACGTTGGTCCTCGCGGTGCGCCCAGCCGCTCGCACAAGCGGCAGCTTATACTAGACAGCCTGGATGAAAACGCCATGGATGCTAACATGGGTGAGCTTCTAGGGCTCTGCTCTGGGGGTTTTAGCTCAGGGCAGACCAAGCCGGGGACATCTCAGCCTGGAACAGAGGATGAGCTGCTGGGACTATGCTCTGGAGCCTTCACCACACAGCCTGAAGAACCAGCCGGCAGGCCAAAGGAGAAGAACAACAAGGTCTTAAAGCCGGAGGAGCAAAGAGGAGATAGTAATGGCAGTTCAGATACAGACATGGACCAGCTGCTGGCTCTCTGTTCTGGAAAGTTTACAGGAAGCCCAT CTGCTTCTTCCATGCGCTCGGTGTCCAGTCCAGAAAAGTCTTCTGACACAAAGCG CAAAAACATAATTGAAGAAGAGGAAGAGGAAGGTGATTGTGAATTCCGACTCATGTCTGATGTTGACAGTCTCAGTGAGAAG gaGGAAAATGAGGATGAATCTGATGCTGAGGGGGAGGACATTGAAAATGAggaggatgaggaggaagaggaaaGAGAAGCAGTCTTTGGGAAACGTcctggaaaaaagaaaat GCGTTTGGCAGAGTTTGTGGATTCCGAGGCAGAGCTGTCAGGCAGTGATCTAGGCAGTGAGGATGAGGATGATGAAGGTGGTGATGAATATGAAGAGGAAGATCTACAAGAGGAGCTTCCATCAGATGAGGAGCTGATGGACCAAGTTAACAAAATTCACAT GAAGCATGTGTTAGATGATGATAAGAGACAACTGCGACTGTATCAGGAACGTTACCTTGCTGATGGTGATCTCCACTCCGACGGACCTGGACGAGCTCGTCAGTTCCGCTGGAAAAACATCGATGA TAACTTTGAGTTTGGTGGAATGGATCCTAATGGagaggaggaagaggatgaTGAAGAAATCGATCAAGTAGAGTTACAAAGACGCAAAGAGCGACTAGAGAGAGAGCAGTGGATAAGAGAACAG AATAAAGCTCATGCAAAAAAGGAGGAAGATGTGGATGAAGATGAAGAAAAGATTGGAGATGAAGATAGTCAGTTTATGAAGCTTGCCAAGAAGTTCACTGCCAAGACCCTTCAAAAGAGAG ATACTCCAGCCGTTCCTCAAGAGAAGGTTGCTCCCAGTGCCAACCAGTTCCGAAAACCATTTGAACCCACTGTG GTCAAAAGAGGCTCATTGCTCAGTCAGCCTCGATCAATGTTGCAGAAGTTAGCCAGCATATCCGACAGCAACCCTTTGGCCCCTCGTAACTCAAGAGGTTTCCTCTTCCAAACCCTGTCACCGGAAAAAGCAACCCCCACATCAGATGGGCCCAAAAAACAG ATTAAGAAAAGAGGGCTGATGGACTCTTTGGGCCCGACCGCCAAGCGACCATGTCTTGGGACTTCCCTTAAACCTGCAGGACCACCACGAAGTATTTTCAGCTATCTGGAGAACTGA